A window from Neodiprion fabricii isolate iyNeoFabr1 chromosome 2, iyNeoFabr1.1, whole genome shotgun sequence encodes these proteins:
- the LOC124176024 gene encoding uncharacterized protein LOC124176024 isoform X1 has protein sequence MTSYLTLALAAVAISATISTARVIPAEPLSVMLDAYGNPVLFLREKRAPLRPVVPQRAMMFTGYYRPARRSEDGDQATGVFAQGNSVSGGAYLGGIPPTGLKNGPEPIDEPELSSAQAEAAPEAGNPNLGFPDDDQQVQEQPDAGFSPQKPSVFTGENDAASGGHLGTTTFSTSCKDQPETPIANPEPLPNDVEEGEAGVEAPEDSAAPEEAGQPPAPEGPTVLAQRPSVKKGKKRPIVPEADEDDEDDFEDDESVAPSWPVTGNRRQGGYVPNLNNFFPMMFSFPGISRRAGSSGSLPGVVTAIANSYSTGKSGVASSIATAYGGAPNGKKARRTPVAEE, from the exons ATGACTTCGTACTTGACACTGGCACTAGCTGCGGTTGCGATTTCCGCAACGATATCCACAGCTCGAGTCATTCCGGCAGAACCTC TGTCCGTGATGCTCGACGCCTACGGAAACCCGGTTCTGTTCCTGAGGGAAAAACGGGCCCCGTTAAGACCCGTGGTTCCGCAACGTGCCATGATGTTCACAGGATATTACAGACCGGCGAGAAGATCCGAAGACGGCGATCAAGCCACGGGGGTATTTGCCCAAGGGAATTCAGTCAGTGGAGGAGCTTATCTCGGCGGAATTCCACCGACTGGCTTGAAAAACGGACCGGAACCGATCGACGAACCCGAGTTATCCAGCGCCCAGGCTGAAGCCGCACCGGAAGCTGGAAATCCGAATCTTGGATTCCCTGACGATGATCAACAAGTTCAGGAACAACCCGATGCCGGATTTTCTCCCCAG AAACCGTCAGTATTCACTGGCGAGAATGATGCGGCGTCTGGCGGTCACCTCGGAACTACTACTTTCAGTACTAGTTGCAAG GACCAGCCCGAGACGCCAATTGCGAATCCAGAGCCTCTGCCAAACGACGTGGAGGAAGGAGAAGCGGGCGTCGAAGCTCCGGAGGATTCTGCAGCACCGGAAGAAGCGGGTCAGCCACCAGCTCCCGAGGGTCCGACGGTGTTGGCGCAGCGTCCGTCGGTAAAGAAGGGGAAAAAGCGACCGATCGTTCCGGAAGCTGACGAGGATGACGAGGACGACTTCGAGGACGACGAATCCGTCGCGCCATCCTGGCCGGTCACCGGAAACCGACGACAGGGCGGCTACGTTCCCAACCTGAACAACTTCTTCCCCATGATGTTCAGCTTCCCTGGAATATCCAGGCGCGCTGGATCCTCGGGTTCGCTTCCTGGCGTCGTCACTGCTATCGCCAACAGCTACTCAACCGGGAAAAGCGGCGTTGCTAGTTCCATTGCTACAGCTTACGGCGGTGCTCCAAACGG GAAGAAGGCGAGGCGCACACCTGTTGCGGAGGAATAA
- the LOC124176024 gene encoding uncharacterized protein LOC124176024 isoform X2, whose product MTSYLTLALAAVAISATISTARVIPAEPLSVMLDAYGNPVLFLREKRAPLRPVVPQRAMMFTGYYRPARRSEDGDQATGVFAQGNSVSGGAYLGGIPPTGLKNGPEPIDEPELSSAQAEAAPEAGNPNLGFPDDDQQVQEQPDAGFSPQDQPETPIANPEPLPNDVEEGEAGVEAPEDSAAPEEAGQPPAPEGPTVLAQRPSVKKGKKRPIVPEADEDDEDDFEDDESVAPSWPVTGNRRQGGYVPNLNNFFPMMFSFPGISRRAGSSGSLPGVVTAIANSYSTGKSGVASSIATAYGGAPNGKKARRTPVAEE is encoded by the exons ATGACTTCGTACTTGACACTGGCACTAGCTGCGGTTGCGATTTCCGCAACGATATCCACAGCTCGAGTCATTCCGGCAGAACCTC TGTCCGTGATGCTCGACGCCTACGGAAACCCGGTTCTGTTCCTGAGGGAAAAACGGGCCCCGTTAAGACCCGTGGTTCCGCAACGTGCCATGATGTTCACAGGATATTACAGACCGGCGAGAAGATCCGAAGACGGCGATCAAGCCACGGGGGTATTTGCCCAAGGGAATTCAGTCAGTGGAGGAGCTTATCTCGGCGGAATTCCACCGACTGGCTTGAAAAACGGACCGGAACCGATCGACGAACCCGAGTTATCCAGCGCCCAGGCTGAAGCCGCACCGGAAGCTGGAAATCCGAATCTTGGATTCCCTGACGATGATCAACAAGTTCAGGAACAACCCGATGCCGGATTTTCTCCCCAG GACCAGCCCGAGACGCCAATTGCGAATCCAGAGCCTCTGCCAAACGACGTGGAGGAAGGAGAAGCGGGCGTCGAAGCTCCGGAGGATTCTGCAGCACCGGAAGAAGCGGGTCAGCCACCAGCTCCCGAGGGTCCGACGGTGTTGGCGCAGCGTCCGTCGGTAAAGAAGGGGAAAAAGCGACCGATCGTTCCGGAAGCTGACGAGGATGACGAGGACGACTTCGAGGACGACGAATCCGTCGCGCCATCCTGGCCGGTCACCGGAAACCGACGACAGGGCGGCTACGTTCCCAACCTGAACAACTTCTTCCCCATGATGTTCAGCTTCCCTGGAATATCCAGGCGCGCTGGATCCTCGGGTTCGCTTCCTGGCGTCGTCACTGCTATCGCCAACAGCTACTCAACCGGGAAAAGCGGCGTTGCTAGTTCCATTGCTACAGCTTACGGCGGTGCTCCAAACGG GAAGAAGGCGAGGCGCACACCTGTTGCGGAGGAATAA